In the Alteromonas sp. M12 genome, one interval contains:
- a CDS encoding DUF1080 domain-containing protein, producing the protein MKNFLILWGATFLLASCTSLSKPQPQSLLDPELTQFTNIYDYGSARMVGDVLELISTANWFYVTKKTYKNFILEGEVLMPDVQEYSNSGFMFRGRAKVKGNGFEAEGLQAEIDPSERKWSGGIYHQAGRKWLHPLHPTRSEPDEDFKHNYLPEWSEEMANAYKHLQWNKYRIEAIDSDIKVFVNGVLTTHITDTKHTEGFIGLQHHGSKKLRESGKTDNLVYFRNIMITEL; encoded by the coding sequence ATGAAAAATTTTCTAATTTTATGGGGTGCGACTTTTCTACTAGCGAGTTGCACAAGCTTGAGCAAGCCGCAGCCTCAGAGTTTATTAGATCCAGAGCTAACTCAGTTTACTAATATCTACGATTACGGTAGTGCCCGCATGGTAGGCGATGTATTAGAGTTGATCTCCACTGCGAACTGGTTTTATGTCACTAAAAAGACCTACAAAAACTTTATTCTAGAAGGCGAAGTATTAATGCCTGATGTACAAGAATATAGTAATTCCGGGTTTATGTTTCGCGGCCGCGCTAAAGTAAAAGGCAATGGATTTGAAGCTGAAGGTTTACAAGCCGAAATAGATCCAAGTGAACGTAAGTGGAGTGGGGGAATATATCATCAAGCAGGGCGAAAATGGTTACATCCATTACACCCTACTCGCTCTGAGCCTGATGAAGATTTTAAACATAACTATCTACCCGAATGGTCTGAAGAAATGGCAAATGCCTACAAACACCTTCAGTGGAACAAATATCGAATAGAAGCCATTGATAGTGATATAAAAGTGTTTGTAAATGGGGTGTTGACGACGCATATTACTGATACTAAACACACAGAGGGTTTCATAGGTTTGCAGCATCACGGAAGTAAAAAATTACGGGAAAGCGGCAAAACTGACAATCTTGTGTATTTTCGCAATATTATGATTACTGAGTTATAA
- a CDS encoding sel1 repeat family protein, translating to MNKRFLSISISCLLVPSTIMAADIFKADKHFTAAEYKLAKQGYLEATKIGNPHAFYQLGNMYQKGLGVDKDPLLALIYISMAADYGLDNAQTTLTNMLAALSDEQRQTIQEVLSNNSNSNRKELIQQTYFPVIKQETLNTKISFEGQERLDTQYFADDYQQDFEENGAGQFTDEFGDDESDDFYTLISTPKKPYLIVDHDVAIDGSKRNITDVQKVGNSRSLLNEYSLFPTLKPTFQSQSVEFVHRVFMGAAVYNKFTLIEEDEALYASIYRRYKKLKSGKSLNDQYQFAMTLQNFPWLEQERGEVANRMLFLAKQGHPGAMFEYGYMLLREQNDIQEAIKWIGVASTYGLARAEYRLGKLLTTSPWVNYDEKKALFWFESAVEKNHVPAALKAAELKLTANDKSLHDVNGAIKLLNKIEAKQHTNPEFYYLLALSHRNRENRDYTQVISNLEKAIFMGSNANWDVTEWQNILAKLTEGTVYIIEDD from the coding sequence TTGAATAAACGTTTCCTGTCCATTTCTATTTCTTGCCTTTTAGTACCATCTACGATTATGGCCGCGGATATTTTCAAGGCAGATAAGCATTTTACTGCTGCAGAATATAAGCTCGCCAAACAAGGTTATTTGGAAGCGACTAAAATTGGTAATCCCCACGCTTTTTATCAACTAGGAAATATGTATCAAAAGGGTCTAGGCGTTGACAAAGATCCACTACTTGCACTGATATATATTTCAATGGCCGCGGACTATGGCTTAGATAATGCGCAAACAACTTTGACAAATATGCTAGCCGCTTTGAGTGATGAACAGAGACAAACGATACAAGAAGTATTAAGCAATAATTCTAATTCAAACCGTAAAGAGCTTATTCAGCAAACGTACTTCCCTGTGATTAAGCAAGAAACGTTAAATACTAAAATTAGCTTTGAAGGCCAAGAGCGATTAGATACACAATATTTTGCTGACGATTACCAGCAGGATTTTGAAGAGAATGGAGCAGGCCAATTTACCGATGAGTTTGGAGATGATGAATCAGATGATTTTTACACATTAATATCGACTCCCAAAAAACCATATTTAATTGTTGATCATGATGTCGCCATTGATGGTTCAAAACGTAATATTACAGATGTACAAAAAGTGGGAAATTCACGCTCGTTGTTAAATGAATACTCATTATTCCCCACATTAAAACCAACGTTTCAATCGCAATCTGTTGAGTTTGTACATCGTGTTTTTATGGGAGCTGCGGTATACAATAAATTCACCTTAATTGAAGAAGATGAAGCCTTATACGCCAGTATATATCGTCGCTATAAAAAACTAAAAAGCGGAAAAAGTCTAAATGACCAGTACCAATTTGCAATGACTCTTCAAAATTTTCCTTGGCTTGAACAAGAACGAGGAGAAGTAGCGAACCGCATGTTATTCTTAGCTAAACAAGGCCATCCTGGCGCCATGTTTGAATATGGTTACATGTTATTAAGAGAACAAAACGATATTCAAGAAGCCATTAAGTGGATTGGTGTAGCCAGTACATACGGTCTAGCCCGTGCCGAATATAGATTGGGTAAACTACTTACAACTAGCCCTTGGGTAAATTACGACGAAAAGAAAGCGCTATTTTGGTTTGAATCTGCGGTTGAAAAAAATCATGTGCCGGCAGCATTGAAGGCCGCTGAATTAAAATTGACAGCTAATGATAAATCGCTCCATGACGTCAACGGCGCAATAAAATTACTGAACAAAATTGAAGCCAAGCAACATACTAATCCTGAGTTTTACTATCTATTGGCCTTATCCCATAGAAACCGAGAAAACCGCGATTACACTCAGGTAATAAGCAACTTAGAAAAAGCTATATTCATGGGATCAAATGCCAATTGGGACGTGACAGAATGGCAAAATATACTAGCTAAACTCACTGAAGGTACGGTATATATTATTGAAGATGATTAA
- a CDS encoding nucleoside transporter — translation MSTAEEFETKPVTPKQLQGPKTFAASYAGEHVAGTEFVIGALFVSWGVGAADVLVGLLFGNLLAVLTWGLITAPIATDTRLTLYAYLEKIAGPGTIKLYSVVNGILFCVLAGAMITVSASAVRILFGIEDQVGYFPSDLRFVLVVLGVGAVVVYMAVKGFKKLAAFAEVCAPWMILMFFIGALVMLPTTIAATAGVDGIGSFNDFLKVASESIWQDTEGEIGIWHVIAFAWVANLAMHGSLGDMTLLRFAKSPKYGYFSALGMFIGHYMAWVCAGIMGAGAAIILNTSITAIDPGSVAYTALGASGILAVIIAGWTTSNPTIYRAGLAFSSLNHTWGRTKVTIVVGIITTIIACSPFVFSGLLGFVGYMGLLLAPVGAIIVTEHWIFPRIGFTRYWSFFKGNTTNVAAFATWIVSMIVGILVEQSGLLHLFFILVPLWIFSTLLYIGLASTMGAKQTYAQAEVAEQSESERKAAEVAFLAQAPELKDSVENTPLIATIAKYISWTALLACLYMGGMSYINKDIETITTWLIVPTLIYFVTATYAYLAKDNEK, via the coding sequence ATGTCGACAGCAGAAGAATTTGAAACTAAACCGGTTACTCCCAAACAATTACAAGGACCTAAGACGTTCGCAGCAAGTTATGCTGGTGAACACGTAGCTGGGACCGAATTTGTCATTGGCGCTTTATTTGTATCTTGGGGAGTTGGTGCCGCGGATGTATTAGTTGGCTTATTGTTTGGTAATTTGTTGGCGGTGTTAACATGGGGATTAATAACCGCGCCTATCGCTACCGATACCCGCTTAACCTTGTACGCTTATTTGGAAAAAATCGCAGGCCCAGGCACTATCAAGTTATATAGCGTGGTCAATGGTATCTTGTTTTGTGTGCTGGCTGGGGCGATGATTACCGTGTCAGCCTCAGCGGTTAGAATACTGTTTGGTATTGAAGATCAAGTTGGTTATTTCCCTTCTGATTTGCGCTTTGTCTTAGTGGTATTAGGTGTCGGTGCAGTGGTTGTGTATATGGCAGTGAAAGGCTTTAAAAAACTTGCTGCATTTGCCGAAGTGTGCGCGCCTTGGATGATATTGATGTTTTTTATTGGAGCACTTGTGATGTTGCCAACTACGATAGCCGCCACAGCTGGGGTAGATGGTATTGGAAGCTTTAATGACTTTTTAAAAGTAGCAAGTGAATCGATTTGGCAAGACACTGAAGGCGAAATTGGAATTTGGCATGTCATCGCATTTGCATGGGTGGCTAATTTGGCCATGCACGGTAGCCTTGGCGACATGACATTGTTGCGCTTTGCGAAGAGCCCTAAATATGGCTATTTTTCTGCGTTAGGTATGTTTATTGGTCACTATATGGCGTGGGTATGCGCCGGAATTATGGGAGCAGGGGCAGCCATTATTCTTAACACGAGCATCACAGCGATTGACCCTGGTTCAGTAGCCTACACAGCATTAGGTGCATCAGGTATTTTAGCGGTTATTATTGCCGGATGGACAACCTCTAACCCAACTATTTACCGTGCAGGGCTGGCGTTTAGTTCGTTAAATCACACATGGGGGCGAACCAAAGTCACTATCGTAGTGGGTATTATTACCACGATTATTGCCTGTTCACCATTTGTGTTTTCGGGCTTGTTAGGGTTTGTAGGCTATATGGGATTACTTTTGGCTCCAGTTGGCGCGATAATTGTAACCGAACACTGGATATTTCCTAGAATTGGCTTTACTCGATATTGGTCGTTCTTCAAAGGTAACACCACAAACGTCGCCGCATTTGCTACTTGGATTGTTTCTATGATTGTAGGCATTTTAGTAGAGCAATCAGGCTTATTACATTTATTCTTTATCTTAGTTCCGCTATGGATATTTTCGACCCTGTTATATATTGGTTTGGCGTCCACTATGGGAGCAAAACAAACCTATGCACAAGCGGAAGTAGCCGAACAGAGCGAAAGTGAACGTAAAGCTGCTGAAGTCGCTTTTCTAGCTCAGGCACCGGAACTTAAAGATTCAGTCGAAAATACTCCTCTTATCGCGACAATCGCTAAGTATATATCTTGGACTGCGCTTTTAGCTTGTTTGTATATGGGAGGAATGTCCTATATTAATAAAGACATAGAGACGATTACTACTTGGTTAATTGTGCCGACATTAATTTATTTTGTAACTGCAACTTATGCTTATTTGGCAAAAGATAACGAAAAGTAG
- a CDS encoding sulfatase-like hydrolase/transferase yields MRFKNARRKLLGGVSTVLLSVSAATMSYAADKPNIIFILTDDLGFNQIGAYGNTPIKTPNLDKMANNGIRFDQAYAGNTVCSPSRVSLFTGRDGRYMSNNSNTVELSHMDITLAHVLKYADYDTALFGKYSIGQQMGVTDPLAMGFDTWYGMYSILEGHRQYPQIMWRDGKKIRITENEGGRKGAYAQELFTEEAISYIKQERKNPFFVMLTFSSPHAELAVPEKYSKQYELAETPYTGMKGGVPADKYAAYYPEPVDKPNATLAGMVTALDEYVGRITAVLEEQGQLENTLIIFTSDNGPHDEGGADPEFFKASAPYKGQKRDLYDGGIHVPMLVQWPAKIKKARVDQTPWLFADVLPTFADIAEVNLNIVPRVRTNGVSIAGLLNDSPEKMEERILYWEFAKQVGDPNSGVIGDTFQAARRGNWKAVRYTVEGDMQLFDIVQDPDESNNLAAQYPKLTREFFELFEKYKD; encoded by the coding sequence ATGAGATTTAAAAATGCACGTCGAAAATTGTTGGGAGGGGTATCTACTGTACTGCTAAGTGTTAGCGCGGCAACAATGAGTTATGCAGCAGATAAACCAAATATTATTTTTATCCTTACTGATGATCTAGGCTTTAACCAAATTGGCGCTTATGGCAATACTCCAATTAAAACTCCTAATTTAGATAAAATGGCCAATAACGGTATTCGTTTTGATCAAGCATATGCGGGAAATACTGTTTGTTCTCCTTCTCGGGTTTCTTTATTTACCGGTCGAGATGGTCGTTACATGAGTAATAATTCTAACACTGTAGAATTGTCTCACATGGATATCACACTAGCGCATGTCCTTAAATATGCTGATTATGACACTGCATTATTTGGTAAATACTCCATCGGACAGCAAATGGGAGTAACAGATCCTTTAGCTATGGGGTTTGATACTTGGTACGGAATGTACTCTATTTTGGAGGGGCATAGACAATATCCTCAGATAATGTGGCGTGATGGTAAAAAAATTCGGATAACAGAAAACGAAGGCGGGCGCAAAGGTGCCTATGCCCAAGAATTATTTACCGAAGAAGCAATTAGTTACATCAAGCAAGAACGAAAAAATCCGTTTTTTGTAATGCTCACATTTTCATCTCCCCATGCTGAATTAGCAGTACCTGAAAAATATAGTAAGCAATATGAATTAGCGGAAACCCCTTATACCGGTATGAAGGGAGGGGTGCCCGCTGACAAGTATGCAGCTTATTATCCAGAGCCTGTAGACAAACCTAACGCTACGTTAGCCGGAATGGTAACGGCTCTAGATGAATATGTTGGTCGTATAACGGCGGTATTAGAAGAGCAAGGACAATTAGAAAATACCTTAATTATATTTACATCTGACAACGGGCCTCACGATGAAGGTGGAGCTGATCCTGAGTTTTTTAAGGCATCGGCACCTTATAAAGGTCAAAAGCGTGACTTATATGATGGTGGAATTCACGTACCTATGTTAGTGCAATGGCCAGCTAAAATTAAAAAAGCAAGAGTCGACCAAACTCCTTGGTTGTTTGCAGATGTTTTGCCTACCTTCGCCGATATTGCTGAGGTTAATTTGAATATTGTTCCACGCGTACGCACTAACGGTGTGTCAATTGCTGGTCTGTTAAATGATTCTCCTGAAAAAATGGAGGAACGTATTTTATATTGGGAGTTTGCAAAGCAAGTCGGAGACCCTAATTCAGGGGTTATCGGTGATACCTTTCAAGCGGCTCGAAGAGGCAATTGGAAAGCTGTACGTTATACAGTTGAAGGTGATATGCAGCTATTTGACATCGTTCAAGACCCAGATGAGTCAAATAATTTAGCCGCTCAATACCCTAAATTAACTAGGGAATTTTTTGAATTATTTGAAAAATACAAAGATTAA